The Deinococcus sonorensis KR-87 genome includes a window with the following:
- a CDS encoding extracellular solute-binding protein has translation MKRVLLSLSLLLSTASAAPVTLNALFMKQAAYSEANIKDMTKAFEAKNPNIKVNLEFVPYEGLHDKIVSSASAGTNGYDVVLFDVIWPTEFAKNSFLVDVTNRIPAADNARVFSGAWTTVTAGGKRYGMPWILDTKYLYYNKAILKKAGIAAPPRTWAELQQQAATIKAKGLVEYPIVWSWSQAEALICDYTTLISAFGGQFYAGGKPVFNTGGGLKALQYMTDSLKSGVSNPNSKEYLEEDVRKVFSDGKAAFALNWTYMYNMANDPKQSKVAGQVGIVPAPGVAGVSQVSAMNGSMGLGIPTGSAHKDEAWRFIQYLTSAPVQEQFAQLSLPIWKASYSKPAVTKGQEALVKAAGTSLNVMFPRPTIAQYPQLSTVLQTALQKALLGSQTPAQALDVGGPDRQPLPVMTARRGNAPAARFQGWSFLLPLLVILACVIGYPLVRTVYLSFTDASLNALGIPPQWLGVANYQGALTSPEFLATLWNSTTFTVVSVALETVLGVLVALLLNQRFRGRTLARALLILPWAIPTIVNATMWRWIYNPEYGALNALLTQTGLIGGYRSWLGEPSSAMLMVILADVWKNYPLVAMIALAALQGVPAEIHEAASLDGASAWVRFWRLTLPAILGPLSVAVVLRTIEAFKVFDIIYVMTRGGPADATKTASFSVYQEAFTYLQAGSGAAYANVMVLISAVLIAGYLLLMRRQGSGSGPA, from the coding sequence ATGAAACGAGTGCTGCTCAGTCTGTCCCTGCTGCTCTCCACGGCCAGTGCGGCCCCCGTCACGCTCAACGCCCTGTTCATGAAACAGGCGGCCTACAGCGAGGCCAACATCAAGGACATGACCAAAGCGTTCGAGGCCAAAAACCCGAACATCAAGGTCAACCTGGAGTTCGTGCCGTACGAGGGCCTGCACGACAAGATCGTGAGCTCGGCCTCGGCCGGCACCAACGGCTACGACGTGGTGCTGTTCGACGTGATCTGGCCCACCGAGTTCGCCAAGAACAGCTTTCTGGTCGACGTGACGAACCGCATTCCGGCGGCCGACAACGCCCGCGTGTTTTCCGGCGCCTGGACCACCGTCACGGCCGGCGGCAAGCGGTACGGCATGCCGTGGATTCTCGACACCAAGTACCTGTACTACAACAAGGCCATCCTGAAAAAGGCCGGCATCGCGGCCCCGCCCAGGACCTGGGCCGAGCTGCAGCAGCAGGCCGCGACCATCAAGGCCAAGGGACTGGTGGAGTACCCGATCGTCTGGAGCTGGAGCCAGGCCGAGGCGCTGATCTGCGACTACACCACCCTGATCTCGGCCTTCGGCGGGCAGTTCTACGCCGGCGGCAAGCCCGTGTTCAACACCGGCGGCGGCCTGAAGGCGCTGCAGTACATGACCGACTCGCTGAAGAGCGGGGTGAGCAACCCCAACAGCAAGGAGTACCTGGAAGAGGACGTACGCAAGGTCTTCTCCGACGGCAAGGCGGCCTTCGCGCTGAACTGGACCTACATGTACAACATGGCCAACGACCCCAAGCAGTCGAAGGTGGCCGGTCAGGTGGGCATCGTGCCGGCGCCGGGCGTGGCGGGCGTCAGTCAGGTCAGCGCCATGAACGGCAGCATGGGGCTGGGCATTCCCACCGGCAGCGCCCACAAGGACGAGGCGTGGCGCTTCATCCAGTACCTGACCTCCGCCCCGGTGCAGGAGCAGTTCGCGCAGCTCAGCCTGCCGATCTGGAAGGCCAGCTACAGCAAGCCGGCCGTGACCAAGGGCCAGGAGGCGCTGGTGAAGGCTGCCGGCACGTCGCTGAACGTGATGTTCCCCCGGCCGACCATCGCGCAGTATCCGCAGCTGAGCACCGTGCTGCAGACCGCCCTGCAGAAAGCGCTGCTGGGCAGCCAGACGCCCGCGCAGGCCCTGGACGTCGGCGGCCCGGACCGCCAGCCGCTTCCGGTAATGACGGCCCGCAGAGGGAACGCCCCGGCCGCCCGCTTTCAGGGCTGGAGCTTTCTGCTGCCGCTGCTGGTGATCCTGGCCTGCGTGATCGGCTACCCGCTGGTCCGGACCGTGTACCTCAGCTTCACCGACGCCAGCCTGAACGCGCTGGGCATCCCGCCGCAGTGGCTGGGGGTGGCGAATTACCAGGGCGCGCTGACCAGCCCTGAATTTCTGGCCACCCTCTGGAACAGCACGACCTTCACGGTGGTGTCGGTGGCGCTGGAGACGGTGCTGGGGGTGCTGGTGGCGCTGCTGCTCAACCAGCGCTTCCGGGGCCGGACGCTGGCGCGCGCGCTGCTGATCCTGCCGTGGGCGATTCCCACCATCGTGAACGCCACCATGTGGCGCTGGATCTACAACCCGGAGTACGGCGCGCTCAACGCCCTGCTGACCCAGACCGGACTGATCGGCGGCTACCGCTCGTGGCTGGGCGAGCCGTCCTCGGCGATGCTGATGGTGATTCTGGCGGACGTCTGGAAGAACTATCCGCTGGTGGCCATGATTGCGCTGGCCGCGCTGCAGGGCGTGCCGGCCGAGATCCATGAAGCGGCGTCGCTGGACGGCGCCTCCGCGTGGGTGCGCTTCTGGCGGCTGACGCTGCCGGCCATCCTCGGGCCGCTGAGCGTGGCGGTGGTGCTGCGGACCATCGAGGCCTTCAAGGTCTTTGACATCATCTACGTGATGACGCGCGGCGGCCCGGCGGACGCCACCAAGACCGCGTCCTTCTCGGTGTACCAGGAGGCCTTCACGTACCTGCAGGCCGGCAGCGGGGCGGCCTACGCCAACGTGATGGTGCTGATCAGCGCGGTGCTGATCGCCGGGTACCTGCTGCTGATGCGCCGCCAGGGCAGCGGAAGCGGGCCCGCGTGA
- a CDS encoding SIS domain-containing protein: MTDLTSSPTGLELIRREQARQAQDAQTTWSDPAQREGAERIAARLRQPGASLLLLGMGASHHANAAALAAYRALGLLTVAVSLDEALSMPLPPDPQRVTLLVSQSGESGELHSYLEAAGPDRAGVFGLTLNPQGQLARQVPGLIAAGGAEQGFAATRSYLLTLVLHGLILRAWGSATLPLPDLSAPPVGLEAFRSVQAMVFAGSGGLAGLAAMAALGTIELGRFPALHYDLGQLRHGPLELLGPGLGVMLLRAAEESAHQRQTAELILQAAQQAGSPVLSLTAPASDAAWPGQLGSLLPLSVSVQQVVIDLAGQRVERVGEPVRSAKVTR, from the coding sequence ATGACCGACCTCACCTCTTCTCCCACCGGCCTGGAACTGATCCGGCGCGAACAGGCGCGGCAGGCCCAGGATGCCCAGACCACCTGGAGCGACCCCGCTCAGCGCGAAGGGGCCGAGCGGATCGCGGCGCGGCTGCGCCAGCCGGGCGCCTCGCTGCTGCTGCTGGGCATGGGCGCCAGCCACCACGCCAACGCGGCAGCCCTGGCGGCCTACCGCGCGCTCGGCCTGCTCACCGTCGCCGTGTCGCTGGACGAGGCGCTCAGCATGCCGCTGCCGCCGGACCCGCAACGGGTGACGCTGCTGGTCAGCCAGTCCGGTGAGTCCGGCGAGCTTCACAGCTATCTGGAGGCGGCCGGGCCAGACCGGGCCGGCGTCTTCGGCCTGACCCTCAACCCGCAGGGGCAGCTGGCCCGGCAGGTGCCCGGTCTGATCGCGGCGGGCGGCGCCGAGCAGGGCTTCGCAGCCACCCGCTCGTACCTGTTGACGCTGGTGCTGCACGGCCTGATCCTGCGGGCCTGGGGCAGCGCCACCCTGCCACTGCCGGACCTGAGCGCGCCGCCGGTGGGCCTCGAAGCGTTCCGGTCGGTGCAGGCGATGGTCTTTGCCGGCTCCGGCGGGCTGGCGGGGCTGGCCGCCATGGCCGCGCTGGGCACCATCGAACTGGGCCGCTTCCCGGCGCTGCACTACGACCTGGGCCAGCTGCGGCATGGCCCGCTGGAACTGCTCGGCCCCGGCCTCGGTGTCATGCTGCTGCGCGCGGCGGAGGAATCTGCTCACCAGCGGCAGACCGCGGAGCTGATCCTGCAGGCCGCCCAGCAGGCCGGCAGCCCGGTCCTCTCCCTGACGGCACCGGCCAGCGATGCTGCCTGGCCTGGCCAGCTTGGCTCCCTGCTTCCGCTGAGCGTCTCGGTGCAGCAGGTGGTGATTGACCTGGCCGGCCAGCGGGTCGAGCGGGTCGGCGAGCCGGTCCGCAGCGCCAAGGTGACCCGCTAG
- a CDS encoding DinB family protein, which translates to MPSPALSAHAVLERERARLGRQLQRLPPEWLTFRPAPDEWSMLGVVDHLERVERALLDNAHHQLTQPPSVPDLRAYVTFAVMWLVMSSRLRIRTPGTAGNVAPQVDGLDLAAVWSRWDVTRRELAELLATLDRPAVSVFRHPVAGRLTARQGLAFMAVHFRHHGPQLARLKAAQNRRRAPRP; encoded by the coding sequence ATGCCCTCCCCCGCTCTGTCGGCCCACGCGGTGCTTGAACGTGAGCGGGCCCGTCTCGGGCGGCAGCTTCAGCGGCTGCCGCCCGAGTGGCTCACCTTCCGGCCAGCTCCCGACGAGTGGTCCATGCTGGGCGTGGTGGACCACCTGGAACGGGTGGAGCGCGCCCTGCTCGACAATGCCCACCACCAGCTCACCCAGCCCCCCTCGGTGCCGGACTTGCGGGCCTATGTCACGTTCGCGGTGATGTGGCTGGTGATGTCCTCGCGCCTGAGAATCCGGACCCCTGGCACGGCGGGGAACGTGGCCCCGCAGGTCGACGGTCTGGACCTCGCAGCCGTGTGGTCGCGCTGGGACGTGACCCGCCGGGAGCTGGCCGAGTTGCTCGCCACACTGGACCGGCCAGCGGTCTCGGTCTTTCGGCACCCGGTGGCGGGCCGCCTCACCGCCCGTCAGGGCCTGGCCTTCATGGCCGTCCACTTCCGTCACCATGGACCTCAGCTGGCCCGCCTGAAAGCGGCTCAGAATCGAAGGCGGGCACCGAGACCCTGA
- a CDS encoding ROK family transcriptional regulator, whose protein sequence is MLWQLLEHGSLSRGELAERTGLSAVTINAITKDLEQQRYVMEIRKTEGAAGRPAGILDLHPQLGTLIGIDCQPTDLWVLSSDVRGERQQRQRLQAEQLPDLQRQLLNAVDQLLRAPPFGPVRQVTVSFPAPVAEEGALLEPNSLPQFDLAPLQARVTQAGAAFVVENDANLRALGEKHHGAATDHDNFMVLVQRRSGIGLGLYLDGAIYRGSDGRAGELALARWPYRRTPTFVEQLPTLPRQEALTYLVAAIAAALDLHLVIVTDDASGDHRLDRRLQQVAPQLQVVPSPLDESGSALGALAASRLRYAQTMLATGPAPAPPAAPRPAARPTLPPAPLRRLS, encoded by the coding sequence GTGCTGTGGCAGCTGCTGGAACATGGCAGTCTCTCGCGCGGCGAGCTGGCGGAGCGCACCGGGCTGTCGGCCGTCACCATCAACGCCATCACCAAAGACCTGGAACAGCAGCGCTACGTGATGGAGATCCGCAAGACCGAGGGGGCGGCGGGGCGGCCGGCGGGCATCCTGGACCTGCATCCGCAGCTGGGCACATTGATCGGCATCGACTGTCAACCGACCGACCTCTGGGTGCTCAGCAGCGATGTCCGTGGGGAGCGGCAGCAGCGCCAGCGTCTGCAGGCCGAGCAGCTCCCGGACCTGCAGCGCCAGCTGCTGAACGCTGTAGATCAGCTGCTGCGCGCCCCCCCCTTCGGGCCGGTCCGGCAGGTGACGGTCAGTTTTCCGGCGCCGGTGGCCGAGGAGGGCGCGCTGCTGGAACCCAACTCGCTGCCGCAGTTCGATCTGGCACCGCTGCAGGCCCGCGTGACGCAGGCGGGCGCCGCCTTTGTGGTGGAGAACGACGCCAACCTGCGCGCGCTGGGCGAGAAGCACCACGGGGCCGCCACCGACCACGACAACTTCATGGTGCTGGTGCAGCGCCGCAGCGGCATCGGCCTGGGGCTGTACCTGGACGGCGCCATCTACCGCGGCTCCGACGGGCGGGCCGGCGAACTGGCGCTGGCCCGCTGGCCGTACCGGCGGACGCCCACCTTCGTGGAGCAGCTCCCCACGCTGCCGCGTCAGGAAGCGCTGACGTATCTGGTGGCGGCCATCGCGGCCGCGCTGGACCTGCATCTGGTGATCGTGACCGACGACGCCAGCGGCGACCACCGCCTGGACCGGCGGCTGCAGCAGGTGGCCCCTCAGCTGCAGGTGGTGCCGTCACCGCTCGACGAGAGCGGGTCGGCGTTGGGCGCCCTGGCCGCCAGCCGCCTGCGCTACGCCCAGACCATGCTCGCCACCGGGCCCGCGCCGGCCCCACCCGCGGCCCCGCGCCCGGCCGCCCGACCCACGCTCCCCCCTGCTCCCCTCCGGAGGTTGTCATGA
- a CDS encoding SOS response-associated peptidase — translation MCNRAEDRFSTRAQQDLQQLFGPVFTWEGDRERINPTDPLLTVRTTEGGYQATPLRWGLIPPGKTPEDYKRVTTTNARLDTLTSKPTYRSAFLEGRRCIVPMSAFFEPDPSHTPRKGERKRWYRVERPDGRPLLAAGVWERTETPAGVLESVTVVTRAPVGELATVHDRMPALLLSKDLHTWLDGDPQAAIQAAQDSWPDGLLHWALVP, via the coding sequence ATGTGTAACCGTGCAGAAGACCGCTTCAGCACCAGGGCCCAGCAGGATCTCCAGCAGCTGTTCGGTCCGGTGTTCACCTGGGAAGGGGACCGCGAGCGCATCAACCCCACCGATCCACTGCTCACCGTACGAACTACCGAAGGCGGGTACCAGGCGACCCCCCTGCGCTGGGGCCTGATTCCTCCCGGCAAGACCCCCGAGGACTACAAACGCGTCACCACCACCAACGCCCGCCTGGACACCCTGACCAGCAAGCCCACCTACCGCTCGGCGTTCCTGGAGGGCCGGCGCTGCATCGTACCGATGAGCGCCTTCTTCGAACCGGACCCCAGCCACACGCCCAGAAAGGGCGAACGCAAACGCTGGTACCGGGTCGAGCGGCCGGACGGCCGACCCCTGTTGGCGGCTGGGGTCTGGGAACGGACCGAGACACCGGCAGGGGTGCTGGAGTCGGTGACGGTGGTGACGCGTGCGCCGGTGGGTGAGTTGGCCACGGTGCATGACCGGATGCCGGCCCTGCTGCTGAGCAAGGACCTGCACACCTGGCTGGATGGCGATCCACAGGCGGCCATCCAGGCGGCGCAGGACAGCTGGCCGGACGGCCTGCTGCACTGGGCCCTGGTGCCTTAG
- a CDS encoding carbohydrate ABC transporter permease, with product MRRQPLQSALLYLAVLVFAASVLLPVAWMVVSSIMPAGELTVKPLHWWPQHPDWTRYGRLLTLGDNTPGQAFLYALRNSAAVAFTTTLLALLVGIPAAYALSRAPRGKGWILSSVVATYMLPPVALLLPLYQLLARLHLLNTVWGLILVYCCIIMPFSTWLLKSNFDGVPGEIEESGLVDGLSRFGVMTRVTVPLALPGVVTTAIFAILLSWDEFFFALLFTNGLAAKTLPVAISDFTAGRATDYGLIMTAGVLAALPPVLIAVALQRGLLAGLTSGGVKG from the coding sequence GTGAGACGTCAGCCGCTGCAGAGCGCCCTGCTGTATCTGGCGGTGCTGGTCTTCGCGGCCAGCGTGCTGCTGCCGGTGGCGTGGATGGTGGTCAGCAGCATCATGCCGGCCGGCGAACTGACCGTGAAGCCGCTGCACTGGTGGCCGCAGCACCCCGACTGGACCCGCTATGGCCGACTGCTGACCCTCGGCGACAACACGCCGGGGCAGGCGTTTCTGTACGCGCTGCGCAACAGCGCGGCGGTGGCGTTCACCACCACCCTGCTGGCGCTGCTGGTGGGCATCCCGGCCGCCTACGCCCTGTCGCGGGCGCCCAGAGGCAAAGGCTGGATTCTCTCCAGCGTGGTGGCCACCTACATGCTGCCGCCGGTGGCGCTGCTGCTGCCGCTCTACCAGCTGCTGGCCCGCCTGCACCTGCTCAACACCGTCTGGGGCCTGATTCTGGTGTACTGCTGCATCATCATGCCGTTCTCCACCTGGCTGCTGAAGTCCAACTTCGACGGCGTGCCGGGCGAGATCGAGGAGTCGGGGCTGGTGGACGGGCTGAGCCGCTTCGGGGTGATGACGCGCGTCACGGTGCCGCTGGCGCTGCCGGGCGTGGTGACCACCGCCATCTTCGCCATCCTGCTGTCGTGGGATGAATTCTTCTTCGCGCTGCTGTTCACCAATGGCCTGGCCGCCAAGACGCTGCCGGTGGCCATTTCCGATTTCACCGCCGGGCGGGCCACCGACTACGGCCTGATCATGACCGCCGGCGTGCTGGCCGCGCTGCCCCCCGTGCTGATCGCCGTGGCGCTGCAACGCGGCCTGCTGGCCGGCCTGACGTCTGGAGGCGTCAAAGGATGA
- a CDS encoding family 1 glycosylhydrolase translates to MTAPTAHPAPAPLEVWIGVECTLNRVQDQYLHQLDTCGHSRRPDDLDLLAGLGARRIRYPVLWEMVAPTDPEQPDWRWTDERLTRLRELDLQPIATLLHHGSGPEYTDLLDPHFPEKLAAYARKVAERYPWLRLYTPVNEPLTTARFSGLYGVWYPHHTSDASFVRMLLNECRGTVLAMRAIREVQPQAQLVQTDDLGKTHATPFMQPEADFQNDRRWLAYDLLCGRVDEQHPLWTYLLQAGATPEELAWLRHNPCPPDIVGVDYYVTSERFLDERTERYAGHHQCGSEYADIEAVRVYEDLAGIEGLLREVWARYRLPIAITEAHLGSTREEQLRWFSTFWQAAQRVRQEGVEVLAVTSWAVLGSFDWNTLHTELKGHYEPGAFDVRGPAPRPTALATLLRDCADGRAAPHPVLASPGFWDRPDRYFFPVVRSSAPRRAPSPDRTARPLLILGQGALGRSVRRLCVERGLAYQLLPELTDAPAIGAALQQLDPWAVVHTAGYGHIDAAERHRLNFWRAQAVGLAVLARACAAGGVQLLSFSSDQVFAGERRAPYHELDTPAPVNAYGRAKLEAERQALAYHPGTLIVRSAALFGPAERWSALSRALARVRTGEVIHLDHQHAFSPTYMPDLVHASLDLLIDGERGIWHLVNDGEMTWSDFVRVVAEARGLPGDAVQPLLGTQPGWLAPRPRYSALSSRRGHLMPSFERALDRYLADAAD, encoded by the coding sequence TCAACCGGGTCCAGGACCAGTACCTCCATCAGCTCGACACCTGCGGCCACAGCCGCCGCCCGGACGACCTGGATCTCCTCGCGGGTCTCGGCGCGCGCCGCATCCGCTACCCGGTGCTGTGGGAGATGGTCGCGCCCACCGATCCGGAGCAGCCGGACTGGCGCTGGACCGACGAGCGGTTGACCCGGCTGCGTGAGCTGGACCTGCAGCCGATCGCGACCCTGCTGCATCACGGCAGCGGTCCGGAGTACACCGATCTGCTCGACCCGCACTTCCCGGAGAAACTGGCCGCCTACGCCCGGAAGGTCGCCGAACGGTACCCCTGGCTCCGCCTGTACACGCCAGTCAACGAACCACTCACCACCGCGCGCTTCAGCGGGCTGTACGGCGTGTGGTACCCGCATCACACCAGCGACGCGAGCTTTGTGCGGATGCTGCTCAACGAATGTCGCGGCACCGTCCTGGCGATGCGCGCCATCCGCGAGGTGCAGCCGCAGGCCCAGCTGGTCCAGACCGACGACCTGGGCAAGACGCACGCGACGCCGTTCATGCAGCCGGAAGCGGACTTCCAGAATGACCGGCGCTGGCTGGCCTACGACCTGTTGTGTGGCCGGGTGGACGAGCAGCATCCGCTGTGGACCTACCTGCTACAGGCCGGCGCCACCCCAGAGGAACTGGCGTGGCTGCGCCATAACCCCTGCCCGCCTGACATCGTCGGGGTGGACTACTACGTGACCAGCGAACGCTTCCTGGACGAGCGCACCGAACGTTACGCCGGTCATCACCAGTGCGGCTCCGAGTACGCCGACATCGAGGCGGTGCGGGTGTATGAGGACCTCGCGGGCATCGAAGGGCTGCTGCGCGAGGTGTGGGCGCGCTACCGGCTGCCGATCGCCATCACCGAAGCGCACCTGGGCAGCACCCGTGAGGAGCAGCTGCGCTGGTTCAGCACCTTCTGGCAGGCCGCGCAGCGCGTCCGGCAGGAGGGTGTGGAGGTACTGGCCGTGACGTCGTGGGCGGTGCTGGGCAGCTTCGACTGGAACACCCTGCACACCGAACTCAAGGGTCACTACGAACCCGGTGCCTTCGATGTCCGTGGGCCAGCGCCGCGGCCTACCGCGCTCGCCACGCTGCTGCGCGACTGTGCAGACGGCCGCGCAGCGCCGCATCCGGTGCTGGCCTCGCCGGGCTTCTGGGACCGGCCGGACCGGTACTTCTTCCCGGTGGTCCGGTCGTCCGCCCCGAGACGGGCCCCCTCGCCGGACCGGACGGCGCGGCCGCTGCTGATTCTCGGCCAGGGCGCCCTGGGGCGATCGGTCCGCCGCCTGTGTGTGGAGCGTGGTCTGGCGTATCAGCTGCTGCCCGAGCTCACCGACGCGCCGGCCATCGGCGCCGCGCTGCAGCAGCTGGACCCGTGGGCGGTGGTGCACACCGCCGGGTACGGCCACATCGACGCGGCAGAACGCCACCGCCTGAACTTCTGGCGGGCACAGGCGGTGGGGCTCGCCGTGCTGGCGCGTGCGTGTGCCGCCGGTGGCGTGCAGCTGCTCAGCTTCTCGTCCGATCAGGTGTTCGCCGGCGAACGGCGGGCCCCGTACCACGAACTCGACACGCCGGCCCCGGTAAATGCCTACGGGCGGGCCAAGCTGGAAGCGGAACGCCAGGCCCTCGCGTACCACCCCGGCACGCTGATCGTGCGGAGTGCGGCGCTGTTCGGCCCGGCAGAACGCTGGAGCGCCCTGAGCCGGGCGCTGGCCCGGGTCCGCACCGGGGAGGTGATCCACCTGGACCATCAGCACGCCTTCTCGCCCACCTACATGCCGGACCTGGTCCACGCCAGCCTGGACCTGCTGATCGACGGCGAGCGGGGCATCTGGCATCTGGTCAACGACGGTGAGATGACCTGGTCGGACTTCGTGCGGGTCGTTGCGGAGGCCAGGGGCCTGCCTGGGGACGCCGTGCAGCCGCTGCTCGGCACCCAGCCCGGCTGGCTGGCGCCACGGCCGAGATACAGCGCCCTGAGCAGCCGCCGCGGCCACCTGATGCCCAGCTTCGAGCGGGCCCTGGACCGCTACCTGGCCGACGCCGCCGACTGA
- a CDS encoding aminoglycoside phosphotransferase family protein gives MNEPLPIEVQPQVRAYAQSVGAPGQRWLDALPRIVLEVCQAWMLTRGAPIAGGSRSYVCQVTTAEGQPAVLKVALPEAALTTQMSTLVAAQGRGYVQVLAHDPAQGALLLEALGAPVQASSIPDVLSLTARTLNLVWDLPLDLFPPLQHVDEHKAAQLFALVQTLGASHAGPGEEAVIQQALDHARTRLHASEPRRQVVVHGDAHAGNLLRVERARPGAETGVVFVDPEGFRCEPEYDLGVAVREWNAHLLASDDPQGELRAWCERLAQDTSTDAEAIWEWGFLERVSTGLYLRHHGLPALGAPFLATAQRLRSGNAEQR, from the coding sequence GTGAACGAGCCGCTCCCGATCGAGGTGCAGCCGCAGGTGCGGGCCTATGCGCAGAGCGTGGGGGCACCAGGGCAGCGCTGGCTGGACGCGCTGCCCCGGATCGTCCTGGAGGTGTGTCAGGCGTGGATGCTGACGCGAGGAGCGCCGATCGCGGGCGGAAGCCGCTCCTACGTCTGTCAGGTCACCACGGCGGAGGGCCAGCCGGCCGTGCTCAAGGTCGCACTTCCGGAAGCCGCGCTGACCACGCAGATGTCCACCCTGGTCGCGGCCCAGGGGCGCGGCTACGTGCAGGTGCTCGCTCATGACCCGGCGCAGGGAGCGCTGCTGCTGGAAGCGCTCGGAGCCCCCGTTCAGGCGTCCAGCATCCCCGACGTGCTGTCGTTGACAGCCCGCACACTGAACCTGGTCTGGGACCTGCCGCTGGACCTGTTCCCTCCGCTGCAGCACGTGGATGAGCACAAGGCCGCCCAGCTCTTTGCCCTGGTGCAGACGCTGGGCGCCTCGCACGCTGGTCCGGGAGAGGAGGCAGTGATTCAGCAGGCGCTTGACCATGCCAGGACCCGGCTGCACGCCAGCGAGCCCAGGCGTCAGGTGGTGGTGCACGGAGACGCGCATGCCGGGAACCTGCTGCGGGTGGAGCGCGCCCGGCCAGGGGCCGAGACGGGGGTCGTGTTCGTGGATCCGGAAGGTTTCCGGTGCGAGCCCGAGTACGACTTGGGCGTGGCGGTCCGCGAGTGGAACGCGCACCTGCTGGCCTCCGACGATCCGCAAGGGGAACTGCGGGCGTGGTGTGAGCGGCTGGCGCAGGACACCAGCACCGACGCTGAGGCCATCTGGGAGTGGGGCTTTCTGGAGCGTGTTTCGACCGGCCTCTATCTGAGGCACCACGGGCTGCCGGCCCTGGGCGCTCCTTTCCTGGCCACCGCCCAGCGGCTGCGTTCAGGCAACGCAGAGCAGCGCTGA
- a CDS encoding glycosyltransferase family 1 protein — MSLNPDVLCLAHLRWDFVYQRPQHLMSRAADQRRVYYCEVPRHDAAEPHLETRQDGPVTVVTPHLRTDLPWVQAERRIGQLLADFLHTEQVRRPLAWVYTPMLLPVTDFFETGGVVYDCMDELGGFCDAPPELQAREQRLFRQADVVFTGGHHLWEAKRSQHPNVHAFPSSVDVAHFAQARQGLPDPADQQALPRPRLGFYGVIDERFDLELVRTLATRRPEWQFVFLGPVVKIDPSQLPQGPNLHYLGMKSYAELPAYLTHWDVALLPFARNAATEFISPTKTPEYLAAGVPVVSTAIHDVVRPYGDGGLVSIASDPQAFEQAIAHALEADHTDRQRQADTLLSGMSWDRTWDAMNTLVQRSLGFRMARTAPRMASHTSNTGR, encoded by the coding sequence ATGAGCCTGAATCCTGACGTGCTCTGCCTGGCGCACCTGCGCTGGGATTTCGTGTACCAGCGTCCACAGCATCTGATGAGCCGCGCCGCTGACCAGCGCCGGGTGTACTACTGCGAGGTGCCCCGCCACGACGCCGCCGAGCCGCACCTGGAGACCCGGCAGGACGGGCCGGTGACGGTGGTGACGCCCCACCTGCGGACCGATCTGCCGTGGGTCCAGGCCGAACGCCGGATCGGTCAGCTGCTGGCCGATTTCCTGCACACCGAGCAGGTGCGTCGGCCACTCGCCTGGGTGTACACGCCGATGCTCCTGCCCGTCACCGATTTCTTCGAGACTGGCGGCGTGGTCTACGACTGCATGGATGAGCTGGGCGGCTTCTGTGACGCGCCACCGGAGTTACAGGCCCGCGAACAGCGCCTGTTCCGACAGGCAGACGTGGTGTTCACCGGCGGGCACCACCTCTGGGAAGCCAAGCGCTCACAGCATCCGAACGTCCACGCGTTTCCGTCGAGCGTGGACGTCGCCCATTTTGCCCAGGCGCGGCAGGGCCTGCCGGACCCGGCGGACCAGCAGGCCCTGCCGCGTCCCCGGCTGGGCTTCTACGGGGTGATCGATGAACGCTTCGATCTGGAACTGGTCCGGACCCTGGCCACGCGAAGACCCGAGTGGCAGTTCGTGTTCCTCGGCCCGGTCGTCAAGATCGACCCATCGCAGCTGCCGCAGGGACCGAACCTGCACTACCTGGGGATGAAATCGTACGCGGAGCTGCCCGCGTACCTCACGCACTGGGACGTGGCCCTGCTGCCGTTCGCGCGCAATGCCGCCACCGAATTTATCTCGCCCACCAAGACACCCGAGTACCTCGCGGCCGGCGTGCCGGTCGTCAGCACGGCGATCCATGATGTGGTGCGGCCCTACGGTGACGGCGGCCTCGTGAGCATCGCCTCCGACCCGCAGGCATTTGAACAGGCGATTGCCCATGCCCTGGAGGCCGACCACACCGATCGGCAGCGCCAGGCCGACACGCTGCTGTCTGGAATGTCGTGGGACCGCACCTGGGACGCCATGAACACGCTTGTTCAACGGTCGCTGGGGTTCAGGATGGCCCGAACAGCCCCGCGCATGGCGTCCCACACCAGCAACACCGGACGTTGA